TCAGCTTTAAAAGTCATTCTGTGCAACCTAAAGGAAGCTTTGCAAAGTCAGTCTCCTTTAGAGTTTTCAAAACtaacagatgtaaaaaaaaaaaaaaaacagtagcttAAAAAATGGTGgctcatgcaaaagaatgaaattggattaaagacttacCCATAAAAGCTTAAActgtaaaactactagaagaaaaaataggggtaaagcttcttgacattgatcttggtgatgatttttttgaatatgacaccaaaagtgcaggcatcaaaagtaaaaatagacaagtgggactgcatcaaactaaaaagctgctgcacaacaaaagaaacttaGAGTAAAATGGCATCCTACAGAATGGCAAGCAATATTTGCAAACAACATACTCGATAtggggttaatgtccaaaatgtataaggaactcatacaactcaacaacaaaaacaaaacaatctgacttaaaaaagggcaaaggacctgaacagacatttctcacaagacaaatgaccaacaggtatatgaaaaggtgctcaaacattattaatcatcatggagatgcaaatcaaaaccacaacgagatatcacctcgcacctgttaggatggctattatcaaaatgacaaaagataacaagtgttggtgaagatgggGAAAAGAGAATCATTGCGCattgctggcgggaatgtaatttggtacagccattatgggaaacagtatagtggttcctcaaaaaattaaaaatagaactgccatatcatccagcaatcccacttctgggtatttatccaaaaggattggaatcaggatctcaaagagatatctgcactcccttactcattgcagaattattcacaacaGTGAtgatacggaaacaacctaaatgtcccttgacagatgaatggttaaagaatgtggtatatacatacaatggaatattattcagcctttcaaaaggacatcctgccatttgcaacaacatggatgaacctggagggcattctgttaagtgaaatgaaccaaatacagaaagacaaatactgcatgatctcttACACATATGAggtgattaaaatgttaattagctTTATTGTtatgatcatttcacaacatacaAATACATCAAAAGATCAAATTATACacagtaaatatatacaattttatttgtcagttacatctcaataGAGCTGTTTTAAAAACTGGCTGGCTACTTGGGATTGCCTATCTCTAAAATTACCTTAAAATGCAATTGGTAAATATACTAGTGGATAGAGGCTCATTATTAAGGTAATATTTTTAAGTGGAATATCATTTGTTAAGGTCAAATAAAAGGTGAAATTTGAGGATcaacttttggttttatatttaccAGTTCACTGAGTTAGCAGGCGAAAACGGAGGCAAGAAGTAGGGACAGAAAGGCATGACCAGTGgccagaggtggggaaggaatgGGATGCAATAGAGTGAGCAAGCaccaaagaaggaaaatgtcacTGAAAATTAGCTATTAGCTGAGGAGGTAATGAATACACTTGAGACCCGTAAAAGGCACAAAGATCAACCTAAAATATTGACGCTAGAAGGAGCCTCcgagaggagaagggaaagggctGTTGCTATTGTGGAGACTGGAAGTTTGACTatgagaaacaaaactgagtggTGACGCTGCTGCAAGAAGCCTTCTAGGTGCTTCCACCATCCCTGATGGATTGTTTTTAGAGGAGTATATATGCTTAAGAACTTCGGGTGGTAACCAATGGAAACACATACTAGTGATCACCACGCACTCCTTCAAGTgggctgaggaagaggagagCAGGAATGAGGGTGAGCACAATGAATCATGATTATCAACACGTCGAGTGCCCTAGGAGATGGTGTGGAGACGAAGGGGGCAGGGGGAAAGCATGCAGAAGGGTGAGTGGCTCTTCCATCAGCCACAGAGGAAGGGCCACAGCTGATACAGGGGCAAAGCTTGTCTTAAACTGGAGGGAACCACACACATAATAGCAAGAGTCTCCCAGGGAATGTGCAAGATGAGGGAAATTGCTAGCATGTAGTAACCCAGGTTTGGACAAAATAAagagctccccccaccccgccgccccgCCCTGGCTTCAGGGACTGTGGGGCTACTAGTAGAAAGTGCCTCCCTTTGGGGAAGTCTAGTCTCTGCTCCTTTTGCAGGGGCCTCCCTCTCACAGAAGGGTGAGCCTCCAAAGGAGGGGCCCTGGCACCTCCACAGGTAACAGGACCAACAAATCTTGTCCACACCCCAAGCTGGGCACCTACTCTAGATCAGAACAAAGGTGCTGAGCTCAGGACTTGATTCTCGCAGCCAGAGGGAGAAAAACCCCAACACGTTCACTTAAACAGTAAGATATTACACTTTTATCCAGAATGGAATATGCATTCATGTATATTTTCATCTCTGGAACAGGTGGtttgaaatgcaaataaagtAATAAGTGTCAGAGCCGTATCCTAGCAGTAGCTACTTTGCAAACGTTACCATGGCACCAATTCAACAGCGTTCTTAGAGGCACCACACCTCAGCAAAGTCTTTCTAACTCAGGACGGCCAAGTTCAAAGGAACTGACAGACGCAAACTGCGAAAGAGTCCTGAACCGATACAGGAGGTGAATTTTACAACACAATTGCCCGCTGAATCTACTTGAAACAGGGTATGGGACTTAAAcggggaaaaaaagggaatggACCAACTCCTAGGACACCTGGAATGTGATCCAAGCCTGGAGACAAAATGATGGTAATTATAACTGCTAACATTTGTTTTTAGTTGCTAACAGATTGCGCACAGATTGGGAAAGGCAAACTCCATTTTCCAATTACTCCAGTGCAAACCGTGCTTTACCAGTACTCACTAATCCTAGTTGAGTGAAAAGAAAGCAGATTGTCCTCATGTATGGATCATTTGTGTTAAACTAAGGAAGGCTGTCCTCTCACAGCCGTAGCCCAGGGGGCCACTCACAGGGAGTAGATGCCAGGAGCTGGGTTCTGCAGCTCTCTACTTCCTACTGCCAGTAGATCTGCTTGACTGAGGGCAACATGCATTTCCCAAGCACAgacaaagcagaaggaaaaggacTAGGTGGTAGTGACACAGGACGGTGGGGAAACAAGTCTTAGCCAACCCGGCCTGTGAACCAATCAAGGTTCCTGAGGTAGTCCCTGGGCTAAACAGGACATGTCTCACCCTGATTAGGAGAGAACGGAAGGTCAGATACCAAAAGTTAACAAAACAAGACAGTCTGTCGTAAATGGCAAATTGATGATATAAACTACAAATTCTGTAAGTGTTCAAAGGAGGCAGAAATTCTTTCCTGCTTCCCCTTCAGATGAGGGtgattaaaatctgaaaaattgaAGACCTGCCAATACGGAACCGCCGTTGGTTGACCCTAAAAAGCCATCAACAAGAAGGAAACTCCAGAACTCCCATCATTACATATAAAAGCCACTAGTCCTCAAGATCTCCTTTAAGACAGTAATGATGCATCATTCATGGCCAAAATAGCTATAGGAGAGGGAGGCAAAGGAAGGCGTGCTTAGAAAAGCAATCAGGGCTTTCCATACTGCCTTTATCTTGAAAACACGAAGACTTCTCCTTCCCGGAAGGATAATTCTGGGACTATTACATACAGTTATCTCTGCACACCCCActccaaaaaaaaagtaaaggcagAAAAGGGCCTCTTGGTACTGCTTCCATAACATTCTAACCAAATCAATCTGTAAATTTCCTATGGGTGAGTTGACATTGTAATTTAAGTTGTAACCTGGATATCAGGTATGCCGCCCAGTGGCAGACCACATTCAGGGCACAATATTCAAAAGAAAGTGAGACTTTGGTCTTGGTTTCAGCAAGTTTTGATATTCAGAGAGATCCAGTTTCAGGAGTAAGGCTGAGAGAGGAGCAGATCCAAGGAGAAAACAACACTCAGGATCAAGCAGGAGATGCTGTCGGGTTCTAGGTGATCAGCCCACTGCCAAGGGTTAGGAAGGAAAAGAGTCCAGGATCCCATGGAAAATCTATGCAAGGTGTAAGAAGCCTCAGGGAAGGAAAATACAGCACTAAGGAGCCAACTGCGGTAAACACCCAATTCTATGGACTAAGTTGACATGTCAGAGATTACATGAAATCTGGAATTTGATGGGTATGCGGTGTCCAGAGTTACTGAAGAGATATCAGCCATTAGGATAATGGTGACATGGGTAAAGTTATATCCCATCAACAGCTGGACTGAAGctcctaaaatatttaattcccAGGACAGGATTAGCAAAGGAACGCTGCAGGTTTCAGCCTGGAGATCAGGCTGTATCAAATACAAATACTGAGGTGATCTGGGTTGAGGAAGACAGAAGTTGATCAAAGAGCTTCCATATGAGAGGCTGTAATAAATACTTCTGAAGCGATAAATTAAATTTCGAAAACtgagaaattaattttgttgcaatggtcagtttatccctttaaaattttctgctttaTTCATTTTGCTGCCTGGACAAAGAGTTCAATGTACAAACAATACACACTAGAAGAAAATAACGGGGAATACTTAAACTCTTTGATGGGAAGTCTTTTCTAAATACAgtagtaaaaaataaatcataatggtAATTAGAccacataaaatgtaaaatttggcTCACTTAAAAATACCATCAgcataattgggcttccctggtggcgcagtggttgagagtccgcctgccgatgcaggggacgcgggttcgtgccccggtccgggaagatcccacatgccgcggagcggctgggcccgtgagccatggccgctgagcctgcgcgtccggagcctgtgctccacaacgggagaggccacaacagtgagaggcccacgtaccgcaaaaagcaaacaaaaaaaataccatcAGCATAATTACAAGGCTCTATAAACCAGGTAAGACATTTGCAACAAATATGACAGCTAATGTTCTTGATACATAAGGAGTTATTGCAAATCAATCATTAAaacctcaaacaaacaaacaaaatggtaaGGGATCATATATCTTtcacagaagaataaatactACAGACCAATAAGCATGTAAAAAGGTATACTTTGTACCTTTTCACCAGGAATTGAAAAGGTACAAAGTATAACCATAAAGAGATACTGAAGCTCACTTCTCAAATTGACAAAGGGCATAATAAACAACACTGGGAGACAGTGACAAAATTGGTACATCATCCTAGGAAGCAATCTGACACAGCTTGGTCTAATAATACAACTTTTAGTACTCTACATTAAAGAATTGGAGACAGGAACaatttatttacagaaatgttcatcaaagtattatttataataatgataagAGGAAAGAACCTGTTATAGTTTTGTGATAAAATAGCCATGAACATTGTGTTTTTTGAAGAAAACCCTCATGACATAAtacaaagtgaaaaaacaaagtataaaacaTGGTTTAATTATGTTGTGCATTGCAAACATACACAGCAAAAAGATGGGGGGGAATAGACCTGTTAACagtgatgggaatgtaaactgatacaaagtggtatgagggttttttttatgtaccagcatttttaaaaatattctacaaaaGAAACACGTAAtacttgtaaaataaaaagttactttaaaatgtttctaaaactATATTATAATGCCCCTGGCTGCTGCTTAGGAACAATGATACTGAAGGGATATTTTTGTAAAGGAAAAATCATTACTTAAAATCTTAACTTTGGGGGCTTAATGCCCAAGAAGCTATTTATTTGGAATATCCTGAAGAATCATCTTTGCTTTCCAGAATAGTAAAGTTTCCAAAATGCTCTAATAAGACCCACCCACTGGAAATAAAACTCTCAAATGTCAATGAATGAGGGTCCACAACCCAAAGAATACTCAAGTGGCACTTCTCCAAGAAGTCTTTACCATTAAGCAAAATAGACCCTAAGATTCTATTCCCCAAAAGAAAACCACCTCCAACTTATTGCCAGTGATTTGAAGAAACAGCTGATTTTAAATGCAAGCACACTCAAAACCTCCGCACAATATATTAGATACTTTCATATTCAGAAAAGAATCAAAggaagaatattatgaacaaaatgcaaaacccctgtttatttctctgtactGTCATAAACCGGAATCATGATAACCTGGGGGATTTATACTGTTACTACTGAGAGCTAATATGTATCGAGTCCTTAATATGTGTCAGGCACATaataaagcattttatatttattccatCATTCAATCCTCGACATAATCTTGTGAGATAGGTTCtattcttatcctcattttacagagaaggaagctgTGGCTCCCAGACATTCTATAACTTGCCAAAAGTCACAAAGCTGGTAAGCAGCAGAGCCTAGATTTGAAACAAGACAGTCTGTTTCTAGAACTTGCACTGTTAACCCATTTGCTCTACTGCCTCAGAATCTATGGAATAGGTAAAAGTGTATTGtgcctttcttttttgtctcctACCCAGGATCTGTCTAATCCTCAGGATTAGAATCCAGAACTTTCTAATCTATGGCTATAAATCACTATCTTTTAGAATCAAAGATGctaccatagggcttccctggtggtgcaatggttgagagtccgcctgccgatgcaggggacacgggttcgtgccccggtccaggaagatcccacatgccgtggagcggctgggcccgtgagccatggccgctgggcctgcgcatctggagcctgtgctccgcaacgggagaggccacaacagtgagaggcccacgtaccgcaaaaaaaaaaaaaaaaaaaaaaaaaaaaagatgctaccaTAGTTGCTAGGCTAAttcctttaaagaaaagtatGGCTCAATAGATTCATGCATTGTCTTTCATTCTCCCTGcattagttttatatataatttctcttccttgtttaGGGTTGCGGCTAGAAGACAATAAAACGAGTAATGGAGCCCTTATATGAGGAATACCTAGCCAATCGTGGAACAATAGTAAAACCTTATTACTGGCTGAGATTCTCTCTCGATTGCTCTAATTGTCCTTACCATATTCGGACAGGTGAAGAAGCAAGAGTTCCCTACACAGAATTTTGTCAGATTTTTGGATTCCCTTATGGACCAACATATCCTCAAACAAAACACCTCACATTCTATGAACTAAAAACTTCTTCTGGAAGCCTGGTGCAAAAGGGCCATGCTAGCAGTTGCACTGGGAATGATACCCATCCGGAATCAATGTTATTTGAGATGAATGGTTACTTTGACTCCGCCATACACAATAACGACGGCATCAGGCATATCATTCTGTATTCCAGCAACTCCCCTTGCAATGAAGCTAACCATTGCTGCATCAGCAAAATGTACAATTTCCTGGTAATGTATCCAGACGTCACTCTTAGTATTTACTTTTCTCAGCTCTATCATACTGAGGCTGAATTTCCTGCCTCGGCGTGGAACCGTGAAGCTCTCCGGAGCCTGGCCAGTTTATGGCCGCAGGTCACTTTGAGCCCAATAAGTGGTGGGATTTGGCATTCTCTCCTCAACAACTTTGTGAGTGGTATGTCTGGAGCGACTGTTTTCCAGCCCATTTTAACCGGGAGAGCACTGGCAGACAGGCACAATGCATATGAAATCAATGCCATAACAGGGGTGAAACCCTATTTCACCGATATTCTTCCCCAGGCAAAAGAGAATCAGAACATAAGAGCCCAGGCAGCTTTAGAGGGCTACCACTTAAACAATGTCTTTCCCAGACAGTCTTTTCAAGTGACAAGTGGACAACTGCAACCCAATCTGACCCTAGACCCCAGGGTTCCTGTCATTTTTGTACTGGTGCCTTTCAGAAACCTACCACCAATCCATGTAGGACAAAACCTACATAAACCCAGGAATATCATAAAGCACTTAAATATGCCTCAAATATCATTCCAGGAAAACAATGATCTCAGAATGCCTCCCGTTGTAATGCCAGTGGAGAGAGTAGAAATCACCGAACAGTTTGCTAGTAGCAAAGAGGcagataaaaagaagaagaagaaagggaaaaattaaaattggcaTTCCTACAACAAGAGACCAAACTACTACCAGAGGACTTGATTAGATAGGCAACAGAAATCTGGGAACTTTCTCTCTTAGGTCTGATCCAAGATGGAGATAAACTGATACACTAAAAGCAAAACCTGAATTATGTATTATCTCAACTATTATAAAGCAACACCGTTTTTAACATAATCCACAATGTTTCCGTAAGCAACTTGATCTCTCTCCTGTATTTTAAAAGTGACTGTATCAAAATGGAGCCATTAGTAACTTGCTAATATTCTGATGTGGATAAGAAAATGTCATTACTCTACACTACGCACATCACCTTTCGACCAAAGAACCCCATGGACTAAATAGCTTCCTAAATTGGTTTTGGTATAAAAATTTACTGCAAAATTGGAAAACAGCCTG
The sequence above is drawn from the Tursiops truncatus isolate mTurTru1 chromosome 1, mTurTru1.mat.Y, whole genome shotgun sequence genome and encodes:
- the APOBEC4 gene encoding putative C->U-editing enzyme APOBEC-4 — translated: MEPLYEEYLANRGTIVKPYYWLRFSLDCSNCPYHIRTGEEARVPYTEFCQIFGFPYGPTYPQTKHLTFYELKTSSGSLVQKGHASSCTGNDTHPESMLFEMNGYFDSAIHNNDGIRHIILYSSNSPCNEANHCCISKMYNFLVMYPDVTLSIYFSQLYHTEAEFPASAWNREALRSLASLWPQVTLSPISGGIWHSLLNNFVSGMSGATVFQPILTGRALADRHNAYEINAITGVKPYFTDILPQAKENQNIRAQAALEGYHLNNVFPRQSFQVTSGQLQPNLTLDPRVPVIFVLVPFRNLPPIHVGQNLHKPRNIIKHLNMPQISFQENNDLRMPPVVMPVERVEITEQFASSKEADKKKKKKGKN